In Naumovozyma dairenensis CBS 421 chromosome 2, complete genome, the following are encoded in one genomic region:
- the UTR1 gene encoding NADH/NAD(+) kinase (similar to Saccharomyces cerevisiae YEF1 (YEL041W) and UTR1 (YJR049C); ancestral locus Anc_1.484), whose amino-acid sequence MKEDHNSNLYQTRVSPVTAAISTTYEHKPINILKNQTDDDDYHHHSKRNNYSPSQSHNNNANRLYNIDQTRDMIRKLSEEPKNHTASSSSPPPSSSSSVSFSSLSNQQPPTQSTTTPPPPIRTKGSNTHFQYATTAYGVRMLSKDISNTKIDLEVENLMIVTKLNDVSLYYLTRELVEWILINFPSITVYVDAALKDSKKFAASDIYKDSKCKESRIKYWTPEFVDQNDVFFDLCVTMGGDGTVLFVSSIFKRHVPPILSFSLGSLGFLTNFKFENFRQDLKKILSSKIKTNLRMRLECNLYKRHEPEFDPKTGKKICVVELISTHHVLNEVTIDRGPSPFISMLELYSEDNLMTVAQADGLIIATPTGSTAYSLSAGGSLIYPTVNAIAVTPICPHTLSFRPIILPESMTLKVKVSTKSRGTAWASFDGKDRVELQKGDFIKISASPYFFPTVECSNTEFINSISRTLNWNQREQQKSLTHMLSRKNQEKYATEAKVIKHQNNSDSSYIEEVEKCDDTDSETAADEDNEEGEEIEEDDSKKDAVKFVL is encoded by the coding sequence ATGAAGGAAGATCATAATAGCAACTTATATCAAACCCGTGTCTCCCCTGTCACGGCTGCCATTTCCACAACTTACGAACACAAACCTATTAATATCCTTAAAAATCAaacagatgatgatgattacCATCACCattcaaaaagaaataacTATTCCCCATCACAATCACATAACAACAATGCAAATAGGTTATACAACATAGATCAAACAAGAGACATGATACGAAAACTCTCTGAAGAACCTAAAAATCATACAGCTTCCTCTTCCTCACCGCCAccatcgtcatcatcttccGTATCCTTCTCCTCCTTATCAAACCAACAACCGCCAACACAATCTACTACAACACCTCCTCCTCCAATAAGAACAAAGGGATCTAATACTCATTTCCAATACGCCACTACAGCATACGGCGTCCGTATGCTAAGTAAAGATATATCAAACACCAAAATCGACTTGGAAGTAGAAAACTTAATGATAGTAACAAAACTAAACGACGTATCATTATACTACCTGACAAGAGAACTAGTAGAATGGATCTTAATAAACTTTCCCTCCATTACAGTTTACGTAGACGCAGCATTGAAAGATTCTAAAAAATTCGCAGCATCTGACATTTATAAAGATAGTAAATGTAAAGAATcaagaattaaatattgGACTCCAGAATTTGTGGATCAAAATGATGTATTTTTCGATTTATGTGTCACCATGGGAGGTGATGGGACTGTGTTATTTGTTTCATCCATATTTAAAAGACATGTACCACCTATATTATCGTTTTCATTGGGATCTCTAGGATTCTTGACTAATTTTAagtttgaaaattttaggcaagatttgaagaagattttgaGTAGTAAAATCAAGACGAATTTAAGGATGAGATTGGAATGTAATCTTTACAAGAGGCATGAACCTGAATTTGATCCGAAAACTGGGAAGAAAATTTGTGTGGTCGAGTTGATTTCCACTCATCATGTGTTGAATGAAGTTACAATAGATAGAGGTCCAAGTCCTTTCATTTCTATGTTAGAATTATATAGTGAGGATAATCTTATGACTGTTGCTCAAGCAGATGGGTTGATTATAGCTACACCTACAGGATCTACTGCATATTCTCTAAGTGCTGGAGGATCATTAATATATCCAACAGTAAATGCTATTGCAGTGACACCAATATGTCCTCATACCTTAAGTTTTAGACCAATTATTTTACCAGAAAGTATGACATTGAAAGTGAAAGTTTCTACCAAATCAAGAGGTACAGCATGGGCATCATTTGATGGGAAAGATAGAGttgaattacaaaaggGAGATTTTATTAAGATTTCAGCAAGTCCTTATTTCTTTCCTACAGTGGAATGTTCTAATACTGAATTTATCAATAGTATAAGTAGAACATTGAATTGGAATCAAAgagaacaacaaaaatcATTGACACATATGTTATCTAggaaaaatcaagaaaaatatgcTACTGAGGCAAAAGTCATTAAACATCAAAATAACTCCGATTCAAGTtatattgaagaagttgaaaaatgtGACGATACTGATAGTGAAACGGCTgctgatgaagataatgaagaaggagaagaaatcgaagaagatgattcAAAGAAAGATGCAGTGAAATTTGTCTTATAG